The following nucleotide sequence is from Anopheles stephensi strain Indian chromosome 3, UCI_ANSTEP_V1.0, whole genome shotgun sequence.
CCCCTTGGTTCCGGTTCGTTCTAGGTGCATCATATCATCacaatagtaatagtagtagtggtagtagaaGGCCGGCCTCGACCCGGCACGGCGACAACCGCGACCGGGACCGGCTGGATCGGATCGAGCGTGACCGCGAGCGGGACCGGGAACGGCTGCACGCCCGGGAACGCGACATGCTGCACTACGACATCAACGATGACGATCTGCTGAACGAGCGCAACTACGGCCCGGCCGACtacggtggcggtggaggtggtggtggtggtggtggtggtggtggcggcggcagcgATCGGGGCGGCGGAATGGTGCGGGGCGATAGCCGGGACATGCGCGACCTGAGAGATCCGGTGTCGGGGTCGGGGATGCGGGACCGCGGCGGAATGGGGCTGGGGCTGGGGgcgagcagcagtagtagtagtagtgcacCGCACGCCCgagcacagcacacactcaGCAGCGACATCCTTGACCACGGCGAACTAATACgcgagagggagcgagagcgGGAGCTGAACCGGGGGTACGCGGTGCAGGGTGGGCCGCGGCAGCTCGTCGCCGCACCCACCTCCCAGACGGTGCGGCGCGGCATGCCCGACCGGGACCGGGACCGGGACGACTACAGTCCGCACCGTGGCGGCGGTAACAATAGAAGGGTACTGAACGCCATGTAGGAATCGTGGATATAGGGATGGGATCAGGATGATGGCGATGCGGACGTGCCGGGTCCGGTGAGTCCTCCGCGCGTGCTGGTCCGGGGCCGCACCGTCGAGgaggaaccggaaccggacgATGTGGCGGAAGCGCTGGACGAGGAGAAGCTCGTACCGGACAGCGACGAGGACGACGGGTTCGAGTACGATGAGTTCTACTGAGCACCAGACCTCCCCCTACCGATTGGGAGCGTCGCATGGTCTCGGGCGTACAAAGATACACCACCACACGAACACTCACAGGCACACGTTACAGAAACACACCCAGAAAGATTTCCTTAGTCGGTTCGCTATCACTCCTACGATCTTCCTGTGCGACCTAGACGACTTCCGATCACAAACCTGAAACAAAAGACTTCCGTTTGACATTgactccaacacacacacacacacacacacacactcttaaCACCTACTCTCTGCTCACGCACAatgccaaacacacaccacagacagacacacgcactcacaaaCGCCCATGTAGCAAGGACCAAGGACACTGGAACACCCGCCAGCCCAACAAATCGCAAATGCCCGCTTACGCAACCACACACGATGACACGCGTCGTGCGAGTCATCCTGATCCGAATTCCTATATAGCTAATAATACGTTAAGGCAGAGTACGGTAGACGTTTGCAACTGAGTGCTGAATGCTTCTTGGTCGAGGCACGAACAGGCACGAACGATCGGACAGAAGCGGCCAACCAATCCACTACTGAGAGCAAAGTTGTTGCTTTTCTGGGAGAACTCCCTCTTTCGTTTGACTACTCCCCCACAcgaccgttttttttgcacaaatgtatagtgggtgtgtgtgtgtgtgatctcTTTTGATTAGCGTTTGTGTGTACTTCCTTTCGGTTTTTGGTTCGTACTTTAGTGGTGCTTGATTagtaagtgttttgtttttctttcgcacttTTCGGATGTattttgttgctatttttaaattaaagactcgttttatatttcttttattagttcttccttttttccatccattttataagtatttctctctctctctctctctcgctctttaaCTGTCTCTTTCAAACAACTGTTCACCCCTTACTGTCTTACTTTTTCTAGATCTTATCCTGTCCGAGTTTTTCTAGATGGCCTTCcccgttcttcttcttcttcttctcgttcTTCTGTCCTTCCTGTCTAGTTGCTTGCCTTCCTGTCTAGCGCTACGCACCACAACCAGTAGCCGTAGCAGAACTCCTATCAGTTCAGTGTTCAGTACCTCGCGCGTAGGTGAAGCGAAGCGATCTTTTATTTTACCGTCTAGTTGCATCCTCTTTTAAGTCCTCTCCACATCCTccttccctcccccctcccctcttCTCCACCTGCATCCCACTCGCCCTCTCGGTCCCTCTTTGGAATGCTCGcacttcctgctgctgctgccgctgccgcccTCAACTCGGCAGCCGGCCTTGGGGATTGGATGGCAAGTGCTCAGTGCCCTAGATGAGGAACAGCTACGTGTATAAAGCGAGCGAGAGTGACAGGCGTTTAGCGTTTAGTGGAGATTACGAGGAGGCGTTTAGCGTTTAGTGGAGGTTAGGCGAGGAGGCGTAAAATGTAATATAGGCTAATTTGAAGAGGgcaagaaggagaaaaaccatcccccaaaaaaaaaccactcacTCTCCACTCAGACTTTACTCAGACACCTCTATAGTTGTCGATAAGAGAAGCGAAAGGATGGCAAGGACGACATGATGGATGGTGGATTGGTCGCTTACGCAAGTACTAGAACATTATTTGGCTTAGTGAGTGGgattacacatacacacaaacacacaaagaaatCGATGGCCGCCGAAGGAACATGCCAGTGGGGACTTTTGGAtcgtttttcctgctttttatttgcaacaaaaaattaacactCCGCAATAGTGTGACGTTTGATTGTGCCAAAAATGTGACTGGACGTGAAATCATCCTGAGGAAACACCTCTACCGAAAACAAGAACATACCAGTGAAAGGATAAAGCGAAAGATCTTATCAAACAAAACTAGAGAAAAAACATGCTTCAAGACattattttttctcctctttttATAAGAAATTCTCATCCTCATGTGACTTTTGAAggaacctttttttaatttctttaaaaagCTCCACCTGGCAGTTCTTTCCAAGGTCCAACGGTTAATCTTGCAGTAGTGTGTATGAGAAAAgctttaaatttaactttaggTAAATTGTAAAGGTTTATCGGGAGACGATAAAAAAGAAATGTTAAAATTAacaaaagaagcagaaaaagcgTGTAAGAGAAGAAAACTCTGAtaagtaacacacacacacacacacagacgacGACACAAACGATACAAAGACACACCTTGTTTGGACACGTGCCGGGCAAGCTAAGGTAAGAGCGTGTGCAGAGATATTGGCTTTggagttttgctttatttctaacaaaattttgaatttttttgtGGGATTCTTTCCCATCGTTATGTCTCTGCACACCATTTTactaaaaaacacacaaaacacacacatgcacgcttGCTCTGGCACGAACGTGAATTCTCATTTTGTAaagaaagcgaagaaaaccttacccagcagcaaaaaagaaaacaaaacaaccaaaaaaaagcgaacaatCGTAACAAACATATTATTAACTTGCGTATGTTAAGCAGCAAATTGAATCGATGCATTGAAAAAAACCCATAtttgaagcagaaaaaaaaacaaaacaacacatacgaaaaaaaaaaaaacacaaaacaaccaaaaaaaaacattgcttAAGTCGAATTTATATACACATATAATACGAATTGTGAGAAGGGTAAAGGGCGGGGCAAtcttttttgtaaaatattggaCTCCAAACCCCGGTATGGCTCGGTATTCACAGCGGTTGATTGATTGACCCGTGCCGTGTGCCGGCCAATAGGTAcgcgtttttcttcctttttcattctttaaacaaagaaaaacaaaacaaaacgaacaaaaaaaatacataaaaaagctagataaaaaagagaatcaaagcaaaaaacacaataaCATATTCCATTgactaaacaaaacaaaccaaccaaaaaatcaTGCAGAGCTTGACTTCTTCTTGGGTCtaggttttttccccctaccTTTTTCTCGATCGTTGATTGATTAGTTGTAGGCGCTTTTTTCCTGGTAGccggaacagcagcaacagaagaGGAAGGAAGAAGGTCCGGAAAACAAAGCGGGAAGTATTCGGATTACGGTGGTGTAGAACGTGTTGACTACTAAGCGACTAAAGCACGGAGAGTGAATGGGaactctcaaaaaaaaaaaactggtggAAAATGTAATACAAAACTGAGTAGGAGGAACACGTACTGTTGGAAGTTGTAACTGCAAAAGTAGGAAAGTATGAAAAGAAGTAGAAAGGGATCGGGCACAGAATACCTGAGAAGCTATGGTTTCGacttgaacaaacaaaaacaagaaaacaaaacataataaaCAAATCTACTCTAGCTCCCTAGCTCGCACAACCATCGCCACACACAAGTACAGAAAAGTAAACAGAAAGGAACATCAACCCTTAACACCTTCTTCCACAAGAAACATTCTTGCTGAGGTGAGTCCAGCCAAGAGTCACTTTCTGCTCTTCCCACTCTTCCGTTGCACCACTGGCGTGCGTTGCGACCAATTGTGTTGAAATACGGAGCTTCAGCATCCTACAAAGCACACTAGAGTTGTGAAAATCactaacaaacaacaacacaccgaaacacacGATGGAACAGGCAatgcgagggggggggggtgactAAACAAAAAGAACAGGAAGCAAGGAGCACGAAAGTAGGAAAGAAAGGTGAGAAAATTGTAATGGAACATTTGCAGTACTCTTCCCTGACGCGCAGAACGAACTTCCTCGCGGCTAcgcagaagagagagagagaaaaagaaagcaaaagatgTTTGCCGAATTGTGATTATTAAAAATACTATTATCAGAGTACTTTAatgcaaacagaaaacaaaacaaaaaaaaagcagcgtAGAAAACATTGTAGCACTCAATCTCTTTCTCGCGAAGAGGGCAACGTGTGGTACTCAGAGCGAAAGGAAATCTggaaagagaagaaagaaaaaaacccaaaaactcTCTACTTGTAAAAAGCTAAACCAATCTAAatacaaagcaaaagaaaacggaaagaaaagagaaaaaagtccAACCCTAATGGATATTATACCTTTATCGCGTAAGTGGAGTGAATGCAGATGCAAAACCCTTGAATCGTTAAtgcaaaaacagaacaaaaagaaggacaaaagaggaagaggagacgagagagagagaggagagaaagaacaaaacaaaaaaaatatatttgctaTATACCAATTGCCTTGCACTGATataaatgaaatggaaaaataaaacaaaaacaaaagattaaaacaaaaaaaaccaagcagaagaaaagctaAAGAGCTGTGTAAAGTTGAACGCATATTAAACCTAagcgccacaaaaaaaaaaacacgggacGCGATCATACgtgggtgtgcgtgcgtgtgtgaaaatcgttaaaaacacaaacgcacacacactcaagagCTGTAAtatagaaacaaaaacaaaaaactaagtAAAAAAAGCTATTCTTTCCCAAAAGTTTTACCCGCATTCGTTCTAGCGAAATGAACAAAACAGTTAGTAGcagagcagaagaaaaagaaaggaataaaagaaagaaagagagagagagcgagcgataaATGAATCATGAAGAAATAAGTGAGATTAGAAGAATGAGTTAagaaacacacagacagacaagAAAAACGCTAACAGAAGAGTGAAACAAAAGGTGTAAACAAAACttgtaaaaaaaggaaaacaaggtgaaaaaaacacaaaaaacacacacacagaaacacgaGAATGTTACAGTTTTCCTCTTATTTCTTCGAGTATTCTTCAAAAATTaataagcaaagcaaaaaggagAGAATAAACTtaacacaaaccaaaaaaggGTTAAAGTCGCTGCTGCATATAGGAAGCCTCAAGGAGCCTATAGTGAGGAGCCACGAACCACActgacaaaaacacacacacacacagacactcagTGAAGAAGAATGCGTGTACAGACGATCGCGAAGCAGGCAGACAAATGCACACGACGATCGAGCCGATCTACTACTCTTCTTCTTGAACACAAGGAAGTTTTTACCTACATTGAGCTACTGCCAAGGGActtaccactactactactactactactactactactactactactttgaCGCCCGATATTAGTCAGACGTACGGTTATTTGGAGCGAGTCTGTTGAATGTTACTACTATTACCAGGGTTATGGGTTTTCCGACAACTCTTCCAAAGCATCCTCCCCTCCTCCGCAAAAGGAAGAGATcgcgtttgtttggttgttttttttgcccacCCACGGTCGAACTAAGTTTAATTCGAGTTtataagacaaaaaaaaattgtagctAACTGTGTAACTGTTAAATAATTTgggtttgaatatttaaacgGTGGAACTCCTCGGTGCGGTTCGATCGGTTGAAGTTTGTAAAGTTGAACAGCAGGATCCAGCTGCTAGTATCGAACGTTATTTATGTACCCCTTTTCCTCCTTCGATAACAATTATACTCGCTATTATAatacacaaaccaaaaaaaaaagtaaaacgcaTTGCAgaatgattttccttttcagCAGGTGAGAGtcattttccatttcgaaATGCTAACGTTTCTCTCCACCTCCAATCACGTGCTCGAgaatacactcacacacactcacgtacacacacacacacacaaatacaagCGCAAAGTGGCTCTATAGGAGGATAGGAGGAAGGAATGTTGGAGAAATTGGTTACGGGTCCTTTAATTCAGAAACAACTCGATTCGCTTTTAAGGCAAGCGTGGGCATCATTTAGtcgaacaaataaaaaaagggaaaaacaaaaatgggagttaagaagaagaaaaaaaagacagcaaAAAACTCAACTCAAGTTATTGTGCACCGTGGCAGGAGTCATGATTGAAGAACTAAagcaaaatgtaaaacaaatctaaaacacaaaaccaaaagaaaaagaaaagtgaatCCCAATAGTTAGACCTAAAGAACGAAGaacgagaaaagaaaagagaaaaacgaaaaaaaaacacacacacacacgcgcgcgagaTTTCAAACATGATCtttatgcaaaacaaaagcgagcTGACTTACAACATAACTTTAACgcaaaagcaaagcaacaaaGCAGATCAAcagaaacggaaacggaaatagaaaaaaaatgactcgtacacacacacacacaccggtacACATTTATCTTGACACACAAATACaatgatgaaaatgaaaaaatacaacaatacaactcacacacacacacacacacacaattttcaaaacgCAAAAGTAATATAATTGATATGAAcatgaaaacgaaaaacgcgagaagcgagaaaagaaaatcccaaccaaaaaaagaaaatcgagaaTGAAAAACATGGTTAATTCTTTATTGTTGCcacatttaaattaaatttaaacaaaatattaaaaatttaatgaacaaaacaaaaaccaacaaaaacaaaactcagaactctacaaacaacaacaaaaaatgaagcagcccaaacaaaaacaaaaaatcatttgtAAATATATGatgatgaaaaaataaaaataatttttatctaGCAAGCCGCGTACCGGTCCCGGTCCGAGCGTATGGAAAGAAACGCCATCGCATTGCATCGTGTGTCGAAACCAGGTTTATTGATTTACTTAAACCGTCCAGCAGTCCGGCAGTCACTTACTTATTGTGATTTGAAAGTGTGTACACCGAGCTTCTTCGCAGTAGATTTGATTATTACATCCTCCTTTTCTACATCATTTTTAGTGTCTTACACCGGTAAAAAATGACAATAATTTCAAGCCTTTCTTTTTAGAATTCTATTTCCAAAAAACAATAATCCTCTCACATTATCGCACTAATACATCTTTATAACGCTCTAGTCTCGCCGACATAATAATGCTTCGTGTGATCGTAATCGTTCTACCGCACGCTTGCCTTTTCCCTCCATTGGTGtacaaaaatttgaaaatttcctATTTATTCATATAAACTTAAAGCATCtacaaggaaagaaaaaacaatcgctcacacacacacacacaatgggaGTAAGGAAACTATTAAAACGCACACTAAATTATCCCTAAACCGTCGTCGCCTACACAGCAGCATCTCtcgccaaaaagaaaaaagggaaatgatTCTGATCACCTTGGCAACGGTTTACTTGACAATCGCTTTTCCGTCGCCCAGCGCAAAGCCGCGTGACACGTGTCCGAAGCACTTAAAaaacgtttgtgtgtgtgtgtgtagcgttCTTGATTAGCAACGTACAACAAATGTGCTCTTACTCGATAAAAATAACATATTTGCGCAGTTAGGCTAATTATTTACACAGGCATCGGCACACCGAAGCCCCGCACCGAAGCAGGCCGGCCAGCCGTCTCGTTATCAGTGTGTGCCGCGGGAAATCATCATCGTTTCTCTCGtcgtttctttccttccaATTACTCCATTCGCTACTCCGTGCTTTGTGTTCACTTAATAGTCTTCCATCATTCtaattccttttttctttttatcatTTCGCGACAAACCGTGCTTTTCCGCTTTTCGTACCTTCGTAACACTATTTTATCACCAGTATTTGCGTATATAAATTACTAATACAAACAAATGGCATACTGAATCGGGAAGGAACGGGGAACCGGACAAACGGGGGAAGAAGGATAAacgctggtgtgtgtgtgtgtgtgtgtgtgtgtgtgtgtgtgtgacagaaCAGTACAAAACAGGCGTGGTAGAGAGTATGGACACATAGGACGACATGGATAGAGGAGGATGAAGCGTCGCAATCTATCATGGATCAGTGTTGGCAGCAAACAAACGACCAGTAGCAGGGAAGGTGGCAAAAACATACATAAATGCCAGTCCTTTCTTCGCGGATTTGCCTTGCTCGTTTAAAACGACGAATCATCGAACTCAGCTTCCATCCCCTATGTTTGACGTGGATGAGGCGGGCGCAGTAGCTTTGGCCGAGGCACTGGACGTAGAAGCACTTGTTGCTCTTGTTGCCTTTCTTGAATTTTCTCTCGTCAGCgtgctgctggtactgctggcacttttggcagaagcagcaacaccaccaccagtcggCTTTGCTTTGCTGGTAGAAGGAACGGTGAAGGAACTGTTGCTTGTTTGCTGCCCGAAAAACGATGATGATTTCGTCGGAAGGGACGATGGTCCCGGCTGgattgttggtgttggtggtggtgctccAGCATCACCGGCTTTACCACCGCCACTGCCGTCCGGCGTTCGGGGTTCACCGTCCACCGGCCCACCGCTGGCCACTGAGGTAGCCgatgccgccgccgccgccgccgccgccttgCAGCGTTTGTTACTATATGTGTATCTTCTGAGCGGTTGCACTCAGCTCGTCCATGCTCTTGCGGGCCTGGTCCGTGATGTCGTCCAGCGATTTTTTGGTCTGTGTCAGAATTTCGTTCGTGCTGGTTGCCGCACTGTTGGCCAGTTCTTTCATCTGGAAGCAGGGAATCGATTAATCTCCACCCGCCGGCAAACGCTTCGTCCCGGTAGCTTACCTCAGCATTCAGCTTTCCTATTACCCATTCCAATCCCTGCCGGCCCTTGCCCGCGTTTGTGCTAATGTTTTTCGTCAACACGTCCTCCATGTATCGGTTTAGCGGGACTCCCTCCACCTGTACGGTGGCTTCCTGCTTAAGCAACGTTTTCGACGGGTCGGTCGGGTGTGGAACGTAGCTGAGCGTTTCGTACACTGAAAGGAAGCTGCCAAAGGTGAGGTTGATCGTTTTGAGCGTCATCAACCGTTCCTTCGGATCGACGGTCGACTTTTCGCTGGCGTAGCACACGTTCGGTGAACCAATGAGCTGCAATTAGCGTTGCAacaggagaaagagagagagagagagagagagagagagagagagagagagagagtcaatGTATTAGATTATTCAGAGAATATTCGTGCATTTGAAGGGGTTTTTAATAATAACGAAAAGACCGgcatgaaatgaaaatgacgCCAAACAACCCTCCCATAAAAATTGCTCGATAACCTAATATTAGGCGAACAAATTACGCATCAATTTGAGAGGAAGAAACGGAtcg
It contains:
- the LOC118513828 gene encoding protein slowmo-like, encoding MKIWTSEHVFNHPWETVAQAAWRKYPNPINTAVIGTDVVERRVVDGVLHTHRLVSSKWYFPQWAQKLIGSPNVCYASEKSTVDPKERLMTLKTINLTFGSFLSVYETLSYVPHPTDPSKTLLKQEATVQVEGVPLNRYMEDVLTKNISTNAGKGRQGLEWVIGKLNAEMKELANSAATSTNEILTQTKKSLDDITDQARKSMDELSATAQKIHI